From the Candidatus Methylomirabilota bacterium genome, one window contains:
- a CDS encoding PQQ-dependent sugar dehydrogenase, translating into MRLGNRFSILLLIAFALGLSATSQAQQAQPPPTWQQGRPPELSNSPLAPHATPPAPTPAEQIPVNKIKLPPGFKAQLWASGIHNARAMTLGSKGTLFVSSRAAGNVYAVVDRAGRREVKVIAKGLTQPNGVAFRDGALYVAAINRIVKYEGIEDKLDNPGEPKVVIDTLPKDLPHGWKYLAFGPDGKLYFNIGAPGNIVLPPETHANISRINPDGTGFEYVARGVRNSVGFDWHPLTKELYFANHGRDWLGDDVPNDTLHHVGGRPGFVPHFGYPFCHQGDILDPDFGRGRSCSEFNNPLLKLGAHVAPIGIAFYNGNMFPADYKNRLFIAQRGSWNRTQKQGYRVMVVTLAMGRPPKYEVFAEGWLDGDKFWGRPDYPFVMPDGALLLSDDHNGAIYRITYQR; encoded by the coding sequence ATGCGGCTCGGGAATCGGTTCTCCATCCTCTTGCTCATCGCGTTTGCGCTCGGACTCTCCGCGACGTCTCAAGCCCAGCAGGCGCAACCGCCACCCACGTGGCAGCAGGGCCGGCCGCCCGAGCTGTCAAACTCACCGTTGGCCCCGCACGCGACGCCGCCCGCCCCGACGCCGGCCGAGCAGATCCCCGTCAACAAGATCAAGCTGCCGCCGGGCTTCAAGGCCCAGCTGTGGGCGTCCGGCATCCACAACGCGCGCGCCATGACCCTGGGCAGTAAGGGCACGCTGTTCGTGTCGAGCCGCGCGGCCGGCAACGTCTACGCGGTGGTGGACCGGGCGGGCCGCCGCGAGGTCAAGGTCATCGCCAAGGGCCTGACCCAGCCCAACGGCGTGGCGTTCCGCGACGGCGCCCTCTATGTGGCGGCCATCAACCGCATCGTCAAGTACGAGGGGATCGAGGACAAGCTCGACAACCCCGGGGAGCCGAAGGTCGTCATCGACACCCTCCCCAAGGACCTGCCCCACGGCTGGAAGTACCTGGCCTTCGGGCCGGACGGCAAGCTCTACTTCAACATCGGCGCGCCCGGCAACATCGTCCTGCCGCCCGAGACTCACGCCAACATCTCGCGCATCAACCCCGACGGCACCGGGTTCGAGTACGTCGCCCGCGGCGTGCGCAACAGCGTGGGGTTCGACTGGCACCCGCTGACCAAGGAGCTTTACTTCGCCAACCACGGGCGCGACTGGCTGGGCGACGACGTGCCGAACGACACCCTGCACCACGTCGGCGGGCGTCCCGGCTTTGTCCCGCACTTCGGCTATCCCTTCTGCCACCAGGGCGACATCCTCGACCCCGACTTCGGGCGCGGCCGCTCCTGCAGCGAGTTCAACAACCCGCTGCTCAAGCTCGGGGCTCACGTGGCCCCCATCGGCATCGCCTTCTACAACGGCAACATGTTCCCGGCCGATTACAAGAACCGCCTCTTCATCGCCCAGCGCGGTTCCTGGAACCGCACCCAGAAGCAGGGCTACCGGGTGATGGTGGTCACGCTGGCCATGGGGCGGCCGCCCAAGTACGAGGTCTTCGCCGAGGGTTGGCTCGATGGCGACAAGTTCTGGGGCCGGCCGGACTATCCGTTCGTCATGCCGGACGGTGCACTGCTGCTGTCCGACGACCACAACGGCGCCATCTACCGGATCACCTACCAGCGCTGA
- a CDS encoding histidine phosphatase family protein, producing MRWLLAALLVGIPTSAPAEDALWDLLKGGGQVVVMRHASTDPGVGDPRGFKLDDCATQRNLSAAGREEARRIGAAFRARGARVGRVLSSRWCRCLETARLAFGRVEPWPPIDSFFEDRSRELAQTRAVRALAGERPAGGNLVLVTHQINIGALTGVYPVSGEIVVLTPQGGGEFRVAGRLPPSALPGN from the coding sequence ATGCGCTGGCTCCTGGCGGCGCTGCTCGTGGGCATTCCCACGAGCGCGCCGGCCGAGGACGCGCTGTGGGACCTGCTCAAGGGCGGCGGGCAGGTGGTCGTCATGCGTCACGCCTCGACCGACCCCGGCGTCGGCGATCCGCGGGGGTTCAAGCTGGACGATTGCGCGACCCAGCGGAACCTGAGCGCGGCCGGACGCGAGGAGGCGCGGCGCATCGGAGCCGCGTTCCGCGCGCGCGGCGCTCGGGTCGGGCGCGTGCTCTCGAGCCGCTGGTGCCGGTGTCTGGAGACCGCGCGCCTGGCGTTCGGCCGCGTCGAGCCGTGGCCGCCGATCGATTCCTTCTTCGAGGACCGGAGCCGCGAGCTCGCGCAGACGAGGGCCGTGCGCGCGCTGGCCGGCGAGCGTCCCGCCGGCGGCAACCTGGTCCTCGTCACGCATCAGATCAACATCGGGGCCCTCACCGGCGTCTATCCGGTGTCCGGGGAGATAGTGGTGCTCACGCCACAGGGCGGCGGAGAGTTCCGCGTCGCCGGTCGCCTGCCACCCTCGGCGCTGCCGGGGAACTGA
- a CDS encoding c-type cytochrome has product MRAIGSVLLLLGVLVAIGMPREGRAADIEAGRRKAEVCAACHGPDGRSTNPAIPSLGGQPTLYTHWQLILFRDGRRKDPQMTPVAAALSDADMADLAAYFAARPPAPPKATVDPATAEAGRRLVEVHHCSSCHRPRLDGQNQVPRIAAQHYEYLLNQLRGFKAQTRGELEGTMTSAALPLSDEEIEIVARYIASLP; this is encoded by the coding sequence ATGCGGGCGATCGGTAGCGTCCTCCTCCTGCTGGGCGTGCTGGTCGCGATCGGGATGCCGAGAGAGGGGCGGGCCGCGGACATCGAGGCCGGGCGGCGGAAGGCCGAAGTGTGCGCGGCCTGTCACGGCCCGGACGGCCGCTCGACGAACCCGGCCATCCCGTCGCTGGGCGGGCAGCCGACCCTCTACACCCACTGGCAGCTCATTCTGTTCCGCGACGGGCGCCGCAAGGATCCACAGATGACGCCGGTGGCCGCGGCCCTGAGCGACGCCGACATGGCGGACCTCGCCGCCTACTTTGCGGCCCGACCACCCGCCCCGCCCAAGGCCACCGTGGATCCGGCCACCGCCGAGGCGGGCCGCCGGCTCGTGGAGGTCCACCACTGCAGCTCATGCCACCGGCCGCGTCTGGACGGTCAGAACCAGGTTCCCCGCATCGCCGCCCAGCATTACGAGTACCTGCTCAACCAGCTCCGCGGGTTCAAGGCCCAGACCCGCGGCGAGCTCGAAGGCACCATGACCTCAGCAGCCCTGCCGCTCTCCGACGAGGAGATCGAGATCGTGGCCCGATATATCGCGAGCCTGCCATGA
- a CDS encoding OsmC family protein has product MTGTLAGALAARKIPTQPDRLAAEAEGFIENVDGKPLITRIKVHYKLRVPKGRREEALRAIEVHEKGCPASQSVQRGIKIEWDGEVQEEV; this is encoded by the coding sequence ATGACGGGCACGCTAGCGGGAGCGCTAGCGGCGCGGAAGATCCCCACCCAGCCCGATCGCCTCGCCGCCGAGGCCGAGGGGTTCATCGAGAACGTGGACGGCAAGCCGCTGATCACGCGGATCAAGGTGCACTACAAGCTGCGCGTGCCCAAGGGCCGGCGCGAGGAGGCGCTGCGCGCCATCGAGGTGCACGAGAAGGGCTGCCCGGCTTCCCAGTCGGTCCAGCGCGGGATCAAGATCGAGTGGGACGGAGAGGTCCAGGAAGAAGTGTAA